In [Leptolyngbya] sp. PCC 7376, a genomic segment contains:
- a CDS encoding chloride channel protein — protein MTSSELANEHPSAASAPEQSESHQLTYTQTVLCAAAIGLCGGLVATIYYFVLETMMHGVWEFLPEKIEPYFPSWLPTNNYVWIATTIGGLCVGLVLYFMGLPGEMAQVVDRIHQPGRIDINKTPAMVIASLIAITAGGSAGPEAPLVQVNGSLGSWLGDTLKLSTSNVRLLTFCGMSAALGAFFGAPIGAAIFALEIPHRRGLEYYEAVAPAVVSAICSFAVFRISTGMTIGGFYHFETVPALTPMNLLEGFFLGIFGAGVAVLFIAVFRLVGHLLEPLGQYRIGLATFGGLSIGLIAFCFPQTLFFSETQIHDVIETGMTLGVSMLLLIAVAKMFAISFTLHSGFLGGFIFPLFFIGANVGLAIAMAIPQIHPTVGMVCLMAAVNVAVTKTPVSTSIILSVLSGTAMLPVIVIASFTSFLLTTNIAMIRTQRERSFDNESWFNSALPKQVYLPEKLVS, from the coding sequence ATGACTTCATCCGAGTTAGCCAATGAGCATCCGTCAGCCGCTAGTGCTCCTGAACAGTCTGAATCACATCAATTAACCTATACCCAAACAGTTCTCTGCGCCGCTGCCATTGGGCTTTGTGGAGGATTAGTCGCAACAATTTATTATTTTGTCCTAGAAACCATGATGCATGGTGTCTGGGAGTTTCTTCCCGAAAAAATAGAACCATACTTCCCCAGTTGGTTGCCCACAAATAACTACGTTTGGATTGCCACAACTATTGGTGGACTCTGCGTTGGACTTGTGTTGTACTTTATGGGTTTACCCGGAGAGATGGCTCAGGTAGTTGATCGCATTCATCAGCCGGGACGCATTGATATCAACAAAACCCCTGCCATGGTTATCGCGTCACTAATTGCGATTACTGCTGGAGGAAGTGCTGGGCCAGAAGCACCATTAGTACAGGTGAATGGCAGCTTAGGTAGTTGGTTAGGCGACACCTTAAAACTCAGTACTAGCAACGTTCGTTTGCTTACTTTTTGTGGGATGAGTGCTGCTCTGGGTGCTTTCTTTGGCGCACCGATTGGTGCTGCTATTTTTGCCTTGGAAATTCCTCACCGACGAGGCTTAGAGTATTACGAAGCTGTTGCTCCAGCTGTTGTTTCTGCAATTTGCTCATTTGCTGTATTTCGCATTAGTACAGGTATGACTATTGGCGGTTTTTATCATTTTGAAACAGTGCCAGCTTTAACTCCCATGAATTTGTTGGAAGGGTTTTTCCTTGGTATTTTTGGTGCTGGTGTTGCGGTGCTATTTATTGCTGTGTTCCGCTTGGTTGGTCATTTACTAGAACCCCTCGGGCAATATCGGATTGGTTTAGCCACATTTGGTGGTCTGTCAATTGGTCTAATCGCTTTTTGTTTTCCCCAAACGTTGTTCTTCAGTGAAACTCAGATTCATGATGTGATTGAGACTGGTATGACCCTCGGAGTCTCAATGTTGCTACTGATTGCTGTCGCGAAAATGTTTGCGATTAGCTTTACGTTGCATTCTGGGTTTTTAGGTGGGTTTATTTTTCCGCTCTTTTTTATTGGTGCGAATGTCGGTCTGGCGATCGCCATGGCTATTCCCCAAATTCACCCCACTGTCGGTATGGTTTGTTTAATGGCTGCCGTGAATGTTGCTGTTACGAAAACACCGGTCAGTACGAGCATTATTCTCAGCGTTTTATCTGGAACGGCGATGCTGCCTGTGATTGTGATTGCAAGTTTTACCAGCTTCTTACTCACTACCAATATTGCAATGATTCGCACCCAACGAGAGCGTAGCTTTGATAATGAGAGTTGGTTCAATAGCGCGTTGCCGAAGCAAGTCTATTTGCCCGAGAAATTAGTGAGCTAA
- the larB gene encoding nickel pincer cofactor biosynthesis protein LarB: MNNQDALRQLLEAVARGQVSPDTAFSDLKHLSFESVGDFAKIDNHRELRTGFPEVIWGPGKTPEQIAQIMNAMGDRHPVVMATRIDVETYHYLQPKVNQLTYYPEARICARIESFPEVTHQGVISIVTAGTADLPVAEEAAITAELSGFAVKRLWDVGVAGIHRLLSHRHIIDEADVLITVAGMEGALPSVVAGLADCPVIAVPTSVGYGVSFGGVAPLLTMLNSCSAGIGVMNIDNGFGAAILAGQILRTAAKLR; the protein is encoded by the coding sequence ATGAATAATCAGGATGCCCTGAGACAGTTACTAGAGGCCGTTGCCCGAGGGCAAGTTAGTCCTGATACAGCCTTTAGCGATCTCAAGCACTTATCCTTTGAGTCGGTAGGTGATTTCGCGAAAATCGACAATCACCGCGAGCTGCGCACTGGTTTTCCAGAGGTGATCTGGGGGCCAGGAAAAACACCTGAGCAAATCGCTCAAATTATGAATGCGATGGGCGATCGCCACCCGGTTGTGATGGCAACCCGAATTGATGTGGAGACATACCATTATCTCCAGCCAAAAGTTAATCAGCTCACCTATTATCCCGAAGCTCGCATTTGTGCTCGGATTGAATCATTTCCAGAAGTCACCCATCAGGGTGTTATTTCAATTGTGACGGCTGGCACAGCTGATCTTCCTGTTGCCGAAGAAGCCGCCATTACCGCCGAGCTGTCCGGTTTTGCCGTTAAACGATTATGGGATGTTGGCGTTGCCGGCATCCATCGTCTCCTCAGCCATCGCCACATTATTGATGAGGCAGACGTTTTGATTACTGTGGCAGGAATGGAAGGAGCACTACCCAGTGTGGTGGCAGGTCTCGCTGATTGTCCCGTCATTGCGGTGCCAACAAGCGTTGGTTATGGCGTTAGTTTTGGCGGTGTTGCCCCTCTGCTCACAATGCTTAATTCTTGTTCTGCTGGAATTGGGGTGATGAATATCGACAATGGCTTTGGCGCCGCTATCCTCGCAGGACAAATCCTCAGAACAGCAGCTAAATTACGCTAA
- a CDS encoding DUF2996 domain-containing protein, whose product MAETTDPKAKPAAKKKKAKPPKLEDKPFKEFIEKHFLPDVQTALTDNGIKDMSLKFVETNIPVKGLESQVCWQIQGSWFNNQRQFILYFVDADIKGQKAWSFATDGSPHSTLESFMIDERRVTLALLVSYVLQRLDAQKWLALN is encoded by the coding sequence ATGGCAGAAACTACCGATCCTAAAGCGAAACCAGCGGCAAAAAAGAAGAAAGCAAAGCCTCCGAAGCTTGAGGATAAGCCGTTTAAAGAATTTATTGAGAAGCACTTTTTGCCTGACGTACAAACTGCGTTGACGGACAATGGCATCAAAGACATGAGCCTAAAGTTTGTCGAAACAAATATTCCAGTTAAAGGGCTCGAATCTCAAGTATGTTGGCAAATTCAAGGCAGTTGGTTTAATAACCAAAGGCAATTCATTTTGTATTTTGTCGATGCCGATATTAAGGGTCAAAAGGCTTGGTCTTTTGCGACTGATGGTTCTCCCCACAGCACGTTAGAATCTTTCATGATCGACGAACGCCGGGTGACATTAGCATTGCTTGTGAGCTATGTACTCCAGCGTCTCGATGCTCAGAAATGGTTAGCCTTGAACTAG
- the trmB gene encoding tRNA (guanosine(46)-N7)-methyltransferase TrmB has product MGRSRVRQHVNPLTDKYQQVFEMPGWEGIYADLAAPLHLDIGCARGRFILDMAQRYPERNFLGIEIRDPLVKDANDIRDRLQLKNLHYLFANINTSLQALLESLPAESLHWITIQFPDPWFKKRHHKRRVVQPDLVDILARHTPADTVFFLQSDVEEVAREMREKFLEHPLFETTHDEYWLSDNIFEVPTEREVATQNKGEPVYRVLLQKVPSSDS; this is encoded by the coding sequence GTGGGGCGATCGCGGGTCAGACAGCATGTTAATCCGTTAACAGATAAGTATCAGCAAGTGTTTGAAATGCCTGGATGGGAAGGCATTTATGCAGATCTTGCCGCGCCGCTTCATCTCGATATTGGTTGCGCACGTGGGCGGTTTATCCTTGATATGGCTCAGCGTTATCCAGAGCGAAATTTTCTCGGCATTGAGATTCGCGATCCCCTCGTAAAAGATGCCAATGATATCCGCGATCGCCTCCAGCTCAAAAATTTGCATTACCTTTTCGCAAATATCAATACCTCTCTCCAAGCTCTTCTGGAGTCTCTACCTGCTGAAAGCCTGCATTGGATCACGATTCAATTTCCTGACCCTTGGTTTAAAAAGCGCCACCATAAACGTCGCGTTGTACAACCCGATTTAGTGGATATTTTGGCGCGTCATACCCCAGCAGATACCGTTTTCTTTTTGCAATCCGATGTGGAGGAAGTGGCTCGGGAGATGCGCGAAAAATTTTTAGAACATCCACTGTTTGAAACGACTCATGATGAATATTGGTTGTCAGACAATATTTTTGAAGTGCCAACAGAACGTGAGGTTGCGACGCAGAACAAAGGCGAGCCTGTTTATCGCGTTCTTTTACAAAAAGTGCCGTCATCTGATTCTTGA
- a CDS encoding CAP domain-containing protein: MQLQQSITTLAFTSLLLGLSPLTLPSLANHFSSVTIAAEGFQVGDKVEIFRKDQWRDGEILGVIGTSYRVRYLDVGFVENNVTGDRLKKSTSHPEKFNHRQFAIGTRVIVKGETYREGVITGFVLGGRGGDHYDINYNDDNSTDTGMKSHQLMTLPEAENQGITVHNYDLSTEVAIAEMLDMHNEWRAKVGVTPLTWSEDLEEHSRIWAEQLVRERQMYHRPVSQNPYGENIARSTKRPMTPKFVANLWGSEERDYDYDNNQCLGLMCGHYTQMVWHETTQVGCAMARENDFEIWVCSYDPPGNYVGERPYPRQSTATLK, translated from the coding sequence ATGCAGCTACAACAGTCCATCACTACCCTCGCATTCACATCTTTACTCTTGGGACTTAGTCCTCTCACCCTTCCCTCTCTCGCCAATCATTTCTCTTCAGTTACCATCGCCGCAGAAGGCTTTCAAGTGGGTGATAAGGTCGAAATTTTCAGAAAAGACCAATGGCGAGACGGAGAAATTTTAGGGGTTATAGGAACCAGTTACCGAGTTCGATATCTGGATGTAGGCTTTGTCGAAAATAATGTCACGGGCGATCGCCTCAAAAAATCGACATCTCACCCAGAAAAATTTAACCATAGACAGTTTGCAATTGGGACTCGCGTCATCGTCAAAGGTGAAACTTATCGAGAGGGAGTCATCACAGGCTTTGTCCTAGGAGGGCGTGGTGGCGATCACTACGACATAAATTACAACGACGATAATTCAACTGACACGGGGATGAAATCCCATCAGCTTATGACCCTGCCAGAAGCTGAGAACCAAGGCATCACTGTCCATAATTATGATCTTTCAACAGAAGTGGCGATCGCCGAAATGCTTGACATGCATAACGAATGGCGTGCCAAAGTCGGTGTCACACCACTCACATGGTCGGAAGATTTAGAAGAACACTCACGCATTTGGGCAGAGCAATTAGTGCGAGAACGACAAATGTACCACCGGCCAGTTTCACAAAATCCCTATGGGGAAAATATCGCAAGGTCAACAAAACGGCCGATGACACCAAAGTTTGTTGCTAATCTTTGGGGGTCTGAAGAGAGAGATTATGACTATGACAACAACCAATGTCTCGGCTTAATGTGCGGTCACTATACTCAAATGGTTTGGCACGAAACAACACAAGTAGGTTGTGCGATGGCACGAGAAAACGATTTTGAAATATGGGTCTGTAGCTACGATCCACCGGGCAATTATGTCGGAGAACGACCTTACCCGAGGCAATCAACAGCCACGCTGAAATAA
- the purT gene encoding formate-dependent phosphoribosylglycinamide formyltransferase, with product MAITLPKKIMMLGSGELGKEVVIAAQRFGNTVIAVDRYDNAPAMQVADHREVISMLDGEALEAVVKKYEPDFIVPEVEAIRTEKLLEFERQGYTVIPTAAATNFTMNRDRIRDLAHDELGLRTAKYAYATSLEELTAVAQKIGFPNVIKPVMSSSGKGQSIVQTAFELEKAWDYAIEGARGDTAKIIIEEFIDFEVEITLMTIRQWEGETLFCPAIAHRQERGDYQESWQPVGLTDSQIKDAQEIACKVTDALGGAGIFGVEFFITKDEVIFSELSPRPHDTGMVTMISQNLNEFELHLRAILGLPIPTIEQLGPAASAVILATEHSNKISFTGMADALAEPQTDLRLFGKPDSRPYRRMGVALAKGKDTGDARKKAFDAAQKVKIVYG from the coding sequence ATGGCGATCACGTTACCAAAAAAAATCATGATGTTGGGGTCAGGTGAATTGGGTAAAGAAGTGGTAATTGCAGCCCAACGCTTTGGTAATACTGTGATTGCGGTGGATCGATATGACAATGCGCCAGCGATGCAAGTGGCGGATCATCGTGAAGTGATTTCGATGCTGGATGGCGAAGCTTTAGAAGCTGTCGTCAAAAAATATGAGCCGGATTTTATCGTGCCGGAAGTGGAAGCAATTCGGACTGAAAAGCTATTGGAATTTGAACGGCAAGGCTATACCGTCATTCCCACTGCCGCTGCTACGAATTTCACCATGAATCGTGATCGTATCCGAGATTTAGCCCACGATGAGTTGGGGTTGCGGACTGCCAAATATGCCTATGCCACTAGCCTCGAAGAGTTGACTGCGGTCGCTCAGAAAATTGGTTTCCCCAATGTGATTAAGCCTGTGATGTCTTCTTCTGGAAAAGGGCAATCGATTGTGCAGACTGCTTTTGAGCTAGAGAAAGCTTGGGATTATGCAATTGAAGGAGCGCGGGGTGATACCGCCAAAATCATTATTGAAGAGTTTATTGATTTTGAAGTCGAGATTACTTTGATGACTATTCGTCAGTGGGAAGGAGAAACACTCTTTTGTCCGGCGATCGCCCACCGACAAGAACGAGGAGATTATCAAGAGTCCTGGCAGCCTGTGGGATTAACGGATTCCCAAATTAAGGATGCTCAGGAGATTGCTTGCAAAGTCACGGATGCTCTTGGTGGTGCTGGGATTTTTGGGGTGGAATTTTTTATCACCAAAGATGAAGTGATTTTTTCTGAGCTATCGCCACGCCCCCATGACACAGGGATGGTAACCATGATTTCCCAAAATCTCAACGAGTTTGAATTGCATTTAAGGGCGATTCTTGGGTTGCCCATTCCTACTATTGAGCAATTGGGCCCCGCTGCAAGTGCAGTTATTCTGGCGACTGAGCACAGTAACAAAATTTCTTTTACTGGAATGGCAGACGCTCTAGCTGAACCTCAAACGGATTTACGGTTGTTCGGGAAGCCAGATTCTCGTCCTTACCGTCGTATGGGTGTTGCTCTTGCTAAAGGGAAAGATACGGGTGATGCCCGCAAAAAAGCGTTCGATGCTGCCCAAAAAGTCAAAATTGTGTATGGCTAA
- the dacB gene encoding D-alanyl-D-alanine carboxypeptidase/D-alanyl-D-alanine-endopeptidase translates to MLKKVLAIAPCLFFSSVCLLSDIAVAQTGKICQLENNIAGILVDEKYSQAQWGIAVQDLARDELVYEYHADTLFVPASNAKLFTTAAALDILGTDHQFAMESYVLGSAPNLEALVIKGGGDPTLTGDRLTEITSLLAEQGVASIEQVVVDDSLFTETAIHPTWEWSDLAFYYGSPVNSLILDENAVVLTLTPGAVGQPARIQQPEMGAIALSQWRINNQLITSPAGTKYQGTITQTFGTNELVVTGQIPADANPDIWGLAIPNPAQNFLDQLRYELAQQSINVNRFEVTQTGFDDYQSMSALTILTSPTLPTILNTTNQKSNNLYAESLRHTLGTIEPDMTGAEAIATTLIDLGVTENSFRIKDGSGLSRHNLASPQSFTQLLDVMADHPNAEIYRNSLAIAAESGTLTRRFQDTPIAGRFYGKTGTMTNVVTLSGYLDLEGDRTLALSILVNQSPQSASTTRQGIDSIVQSIYHWGENCLGAMPTELDPDTLSKSR, encoded by the coding sequence ATGCTTAAAAAAGTTTTGGCGATCGCCCCCTGTCTTTTTTTCTCATCAGTTTGTTTGCTTAGTGATATTGCTGTTGCCCAAACAGGGAAGATTTGCCAGCTTGAAAATAATATTGCTGGGATTTTGGTGGATGAGAAATATAGTCAGGCTCAGTGGGGCATTGCGGTTCAAGATTTGGCAAGGGATGAGTTGGTTTATGAATACCATGCAGACACGCTATTTGTTCCTGCTTCTAATGCCAAGTTATTTACGACAGCGGCCGCTCTGGACATATTGGGGACTGATCACCAATTTGCAATGGAAAGTTATGTGCTTGGTTCCGCACCAAATCTAGAGGCTTTGGTGATTAAAGGTGGTGGTGACCCGACTTTGACTGGCGATCGCCTAACTGAAATTACATCATTATTGGCAGAGCAAGGCGTTGCAAGCATTGAGCAGGTTGTTGTTGATGACAGCTTATTTACAGAAACAGCAATTCATCCCACTTGGGAATGGTCTGATTTAGCGTTTTATTATGGGTCGCCAGTTAATAGTTTGATCCTGGATGAAAACGCTGTTGTACTCACGCTTACGCCAGGGGCAGTGGGACAACCTGCAAGGATTCAACAACCAGAAATGGGGGCGATCGCCCTTAGCCAGTGGCGAATTAATAATCAGCTCATCACGTCACCAGCAGGAACTAAATACCAAGGCACAATCACCCAGACTTTTGGCACAAATGAATTAGTTGTGACCGGACAAATTCCGGCTGATGCGAACCCAGACATTTGGGGCTTGGCTATTCCGAACCCAGCTCAAAATTTCCTTGACCAATTGCGATATGAACTGGCGCAACAGAGCATTAACGTGAATCGTTTCGAGGTCACACAGACAGGATTTGACGATTATCAATCAATGTCTGCACTGACAATATTAACCTCACCCACCTTGCCGACGATTCTGAATACCACCAACCAAAAAAGTAATAATCTCTACGCTGAAAGTTTGCGCCATACCCTTGGCACCATTGAGCCTGACATGACTGGAGCAGAGGCGATCGCCACAACATTGATTGACCTTGGTGTAACCGAAAATAGCTTTCGGATAAAAGATGGTTCTGGGTTATCGCGCCATAATCTCGCTAGCCCTCAAAGTTTTACGCAATTGCTTGATGTAATGGCTGATCATCCCAATGCAGAGATTTATAGAAATTCATTGGCGATCGCCGCAGAGTCTGGCACATTAACCCGTCGTTTTCAAGACACACCTATAGCAGGTCGCTTCTATGGTAAAACCGGGACGATGACGAATGTAGTCACCCTATCTGGTTATCTAGATTTAGAAGGCGATCGCACCCTTGCCCTCAGTATTCTCGTCAATCAATCTCCTCAATCTGCCAGCACCACTCGCCAGGGCATCGATTCGATTGTGCAAAGTATTTACCACTGGGGAGAAAACTGTTTAGGTGCTATGCCTACTGAGCTTGACCCTGATACTTTGTCCAAATCTCGTTAA
- the ndhL gene encoding NAD(P)H-quinone oxidoreductase subunit L — translation MPPLDLPFETLLVAILYLGLSVTYLVVLPAALYLYIQKRSLVASSIERLFMYFLVFFLFPGMLLLSPFLNLRPRRREV, via the coding sequence ATGCCACCCCTCGATTTACCTTTTGAAACTCTCTTGGTCGCTATTCTATATCTGGGTTTGAGCGTAACCTATCTCGTCGTTTTGCCCGCTGCATTGTATCTCTATATTCAGAAGCGATCGCTGGTGGCAAGCTCCATCGAAAGACTATTTATGTATTTCTTAGTCTTTTTCTTGTTCCCCGGTATGTTGCTTCTCAGCCCCTTCCTAAATTTGCGCCCCCGTCGTCGTGAAGTTTAG
- a CDS encoding DUF3007 family protein, with product MRRIDVFAICFGIFVVGGLLYGGFKLVGLESMDAGIWSQAALVLVVIGWVSTYLFRVGTRTMTFHKQREDYEEAALQRRLDAMSPEELAKLAAEVESEKK from the coding sequence ATGCGACGTATTGATGTTTTCGCCATCTGCTTTGGAATTTTTGTAGTGGGTGGTTTGCTCTATGGTGGCTTTAAATTAGTTGGCTTAGAGAGTATGGACGCTGGCATCTGGTCTCAGGCTGCCCTTGTGTTGGTGGTGATTGGCTGGGTGAGTACCTATCTATTTCGGGTGGGCACTCGAACTATGACTTTTCATAAGCAGCGGGAAGATTATGAGGAAGCTGCTCTGCAAAGGCGCTTGGATGCGATGAGTCCTGAAGAGTTAGCAAAGTTAGCTGCTGAGGTCGAATCCGAGAAAAAATAA
- the trpA gene encoding tryptophan synthase subunit alpha has translation MTSVSEHFQSLRQAGQCALIPFITAGDPDLGTTEKAIKVLDEAGADFIELGVPYSDPLADGPTIQAAATRALSRGVTLENVLDIVKRVNPTITAPIILFTYYNPIFYRGVDAFMQQVSAAGVKGLVIPDLPLEESDAVLAAATANNLELTLLVAPTSPNDRIEAIAKASQGFIYLVSVTGVTGARTSVASRVEELLPRLRAVTEKPVGVGFGVSDPEQAKKLKDWGSDGVIVGSAIVKRLASGTPEEGLQAVKEFCESLKGAIA, from the coding sequence ATGACTTCCGTTTCTGAACATTTCCAATCTCTACGACAAGCCGGACAATGCGCCCTGATTCCATTCATTACGGCGGGCGACCCGGATTTGGGAACAACAGAAAAAGCGATAAAAGTTTTGGATGAAGCTGGCGCAGATTTTATTGAGTTGGGCGTACCCTATTCCGATCCGTTGGCAGATGGCCCGACGATTCAAGCGGCAGCAACTCGTGCTTTAAGCCGTGGTGTCACGCTCGAAAATGTTTTGGATATTGTGAAGCGCGTGAATCCCACCATTACCGCACCGATTATTCTTTTCACTTACTACAACCCTATTTTTTACCGTGGTGTGGATGCGTTTATGCAACAGGTTTCTGCTGCTGGCGTAAAAGGATTAGTTATTCCTGATTTGCCCTTAGAGGAATCCGATGCAGTTTTGGCGGCGGCGACAGCGAATAATCTAGAGTTAACGCTTTTGGTTGCGCCCACTAGTCCCAATGACCGGATTGAGGCGATCGCCAAAGCATCCCAAGGCTTCATTTATCTAGTGAGTGTGACCGGTGTAACAGGCGCAAGAACATCCGTTGCCAGCCGCGTTGAGGAGTTATTGCCTCGTTTGCGCGCGGTTACTGAGAAGCCTGTCGGTGTTGGTTTTGGTGTGTCTGATCCTGAGCAAGCGAAAAAACTGAAGGACTGGGGTTCCGATGGCGTAATTGTTGGTAGTGCGATCGTAAAACGTCTTGCGTCCGGTACTCCTGAAGAAGGTCTCCAAGCAGTTAAAGAATTCTGTGAATCTCTAAAAGGGGCGATCGCCTAG
- a CDS encoding Uma2 family endonuclease, giving the protein MLTKQRANRVLLQNIGWQQFENILLELGETRGSRIAYCDGTLEIMTPLPEHEYYKEVISDALKEYADASDIDYESLGSTTWRKQLKMAGLEPDNCFYFQNEPLIRGQLEYDLNQDPPPDLALEIDLTSKSLERFPIYARLGVPEIWSYEEGKITIYLLKNNEYQISENSLALPRISVDKMMDLIEDNRPLGRRAIRKAIRAWAKQM; this is encoded by the coding sequence ATGCTGACAAAACAACGGGCAAATCGCGTGTTACTGCAAAATATCGGTTGGCAGCAATTTGAAAATATTCTGTTAGAGCTGGGCGAAACCCGTGGTAGCCGCATTGCCTATTGCGATGGCACTCTAGAAATTATGACTCCACTTCCCGAACACGAATATTACAAAGAAGTAATTAGCGATGCGCTCAAAGAATATGCGGATGCTTCGGATATTGATTATGAAAGTCTAGGATCGACAACGTGGCGTAAGCAATTAAAAATGGCCGGTTTAGAGCCAGATAATTGTTTTTATTTTCAGAATGAGCCATTAATTCGTGGGCAACTGGAATATGACCTCAATCAAGATCCGCCACCAGACCTAGCTTTGGAGATTGATCTGACAAGTAAATCTTTAGAACGTTTCCCTATTTATGCGCGGTTGGGAGTGCCGGAGATTTGGAGTTATGAAGAGGGCAAAATTACGATCTATCTTCTGAAGAATAACGAGTATCAAATATCAGAAAATAGTTTGGCTTTACCGAGAATTTCTGTAGATAAAATGATGGATCTAATAGAAGACAATCGTCCTCTAGGTCGTCGAGCTATTCGCAAGGCTATTCGTGCCTGGGCGAAGCAAATGTAG
- a CDS encoding GUN4 domain-containing protein, which produces MARNWAICIGVNEYDNLPNLSFAKRDAEKMQQYFRSDVKFDKVYLFTDDSPPIDDADKPYASRPTYGALRRFLRVRFEEDFLSDGDNLWFFFSGHGIRHQDRDYLLPSDADPDPAGIEDTAIPISYVSERLRRSGADNVILLLDACRSEQSSKDMGIGNEKQQGVITFSSCSPAERSYEIEALEQGAFTYALLESLRIQGEGNCATVERLSKRIKYRVKEINRDYEKPKQTPYPIVEPASKYHLILLPDAATAQDITTLKCDALLAETKKQWDVAKQLWMRVNVAARGTDMDAIEAIQRFPTFGIMLIESVVKPKTVIKSATPPLISAEIKTEKIAAKPAPKMQKRELLKIIIPERYQQLDSYLKAQKFKDADKETVRVMREVVGKESNQDLNVDDIRLFPCKDLKTIDGLWKKYSNDKFGFSIQNHIWLDCGGVPEIHDWDTYIRYAKQVKWYGNGSFNNGEFFDYSQLNFSLKGVKGHLPRLYERVQGWYPTSYYLFGCLERCKKLKDYKIPMYPK; this is translated from the coding sequence ATGGCAAGGAATTGGGCGATCTGCATCGGCGTAAATGAATATGACAATCTGCCAAATCTCAGTTTTGCGAAACGGGATGCGGAAAAGATGCAGCAATATTTCCGGTCAGATGTGAAGTTTGACAAGGTTTATTTGTTTACGGATGATTCGCCGCCGATCGATGATGCGGATAAGCCCTATGCTTCTCGCCCTACCTATGGGGCTTTACGTCGTTTTTTGCGGGTACGGTTTGAGGAAGATTTTCTTAGTGATGGGGATAATCTCTGGTTTTTCTTTAGTGGGCACGGCATTCGTCATCAAGATCGGGATTATCTGTTGCCATCAGATGCTGACCCAGATCCAGCAGGTATTGAGGATACAGCGATTCCCATTAGCTATGTGTCGGAGCGATTGCGGCGTAGTGGTGCAGACAATGTCATTTTGCTTTTGGATGCTTGTCGTAGTGAACAAAGTTCTAAAGATATGGGCATTGGCAATGAGAAGCAGCAGGGTGTAATTACTTTTTCGTCCTGTAGCCCAGCAGAAAGATCCTATGAGATTGAAGCTTTGGAGCAAGGGGCTTTTACTTATGCGCTATTGGAGTCACTGCGAATTCAGGGAGAAGGTAATTGTGCGACAGTCGAACGACTTTCTAAACGGATTAAATATCGGGTGAAAGAGATTAATCGGGATTATGAGAAACCGAAGCAAACGCCCTATCCAATAGTAGAGCCTGCGTCAAAATATCATTTAATTCTCTTGCCAGATGCGGCAACGGCTCAGGATATTACGACGTTAAAGTGTGATGCACTTTTGGCGGAAACAAAGAAGCAGTGGGATGTAGCAAAACAACTTTGGATGCGGGTGAATGTGGCGGCGCGGGGAACGGATATGGATGCAATTGAGGCGATTCAACGATTCCCGACTTTTGGTATAATGCTTATCGAGTCAGTTGTCAAACCGAAAACTGTGATCAAAAGTGCGACTCCACCGCTTATCTCCGCAGAAATAAAGACGGAAAAGATTGCAGCAAAACCAGCTCCTAAGATGCAAAAAAGAGAGCTACTTAAAATCATTATTCCGGAAAGATATCAGCAGTTAGATAGTTATTTGAAAGCACAAAAATTCAAAGATGCAGACAAAGAAACAGTTCGGGTAATGCGGGAAGTAGTTGGAAAAGAATCAAATCAAGATCTAAACGTTGACGATATCAGGTTATTTCCTTGTAAAGATCTAAAAACGATTGATGGGCTATGGAAAAAATACAGTAATGATAAATTTGGATTCAGCATACAAAATCATATATGGCTCGATTGTGGCGGTGTTCCAGAGATACATGATTGGGATACCTACATTAGATATGCCAAGCAAGTTAAATGGTATGGGAATGGTTCATTCAACAATGGGGAATTTTTTGATTACAGTCAGTTGAACTTTTCCCTTAAAGGTGTCAAAGGTCACTTACCTCGTCTTTATGAAAGAGTCCAAGGCTGGTATCCAACGTCCTACTATCTTTTTGGTTGCTTGGAGAGGTGTAAAAAACTCAAGGATTATAAAATTCCAATGTATCCAAAATAA